In one Anoplolepis gracilipes unplaced genomic scaffold, ASM4749672v1 Contig21, whole genome shotgun sequence genomic region, the following are encoded:
- the LOC140675850 gene encoding uncharacterized protein, with protein sequence MLKYVVLLSIVFCSVQSQRPWHAGNNNNRLPQVLPQYIDERIAAEQQTAQTNPANQVGPVNQTNSVSQTSPASQGGQGIQAVGTDLLGNRIGGATVAAAAAPALSTTTTTIPLDLPVDAHGDVDLVNRIKTWPRDKQPFWYINWQAIQAHRGDVNNSAQPVQLQPNPISFFAG encoded by the exons ATg CTAAAGTACGTCGTACTTCTCAGCATTGTGTTTTGCTCAGTGCAATCGCAACGACCATGGCATGCTGGCAATAACAACAATCGTCTGCCTCAAGTTCTACCTCAATATATCGATGAGAGAATAGCGGCGGAGCAGCAAACAGCGCAGACGAACCCAGCAAATCAAGTGGGTCCAGTGAATCAAACGAATTCAGTAAGTCAAACGAGTCCAGCGAGTCAAGGAGGCCAAGGGATTCAGGCAGTTGGAACAGACTTGCTCGGAAATCGAATCGGTGGTGCTACGGTTGCAGCTGCAGCTGCACCAGCTTTGAGCACGACCACAACAACAATCCCACTTGATTTACCTGTGGACGCTCATGGCGATGTCGATTTGGTGAATAGGATCAAAACCTGGCCGAGAGACAAGCAACCCTTCTGGTATATCAACTGGCAGGCGATCCAGGCCCATCGCGGTGATGTGAATAACAGCGCCCAACCTGTCCAGTTGCAACCGAATCCAATATCGTTCTTCGCTGGTTAA